A stretch of the Corythoichthys intestinalis isolate RoL2023-P3 chromosome 22, ASM3026506v1, whole genome shotgun sequence genome encodes the following:
- the tmem200b gene encoding transmembrane protein 200A produces the protein MKTQNTKGVTSSSPSRRRKPRFTLRGRKKKDGVIQGKLRLRSIAGAFLVLGVVVVMVGTALAVAGYRMSRLSVLGAAENNRDTQPRGNWSLGAKGFLSTVSMIHSERMKLLGPVIMGVGLFILICANTVLYENRDRETQMLLAQMRSVICSVSAAVPSADLQEMAVSMSKQHWVSSLPAAQLNSFCRQQLASSEPLLQTKTDYHRGVSAEGVYRQPLLQTEALHHQESMTPASSHSSSCNSSQVDGNTQCETELSFNTQSNTALVKLSNCLMSASSMSTLGLEDMDIPATQPRRCQSMSYRTKPYVAPTLLQKENTMNREERHSDQRELLSRVCINIPGQMTDVAEEHTRQSWPRLDLGIGRRYLKLENKEDSVDKLLDQLEQQCSQWDKSFGSGPFQ, from the coding sequence ATGaagacccaaaacaccaaaggtgTTACGTCATCGTCACCTTCCCGCCGGCGAAAGCCTCGCTTTACTCTGCGAGGCCGAAAAAAGAAAGACGGTGTGATCCAAGGCAAACTGCGCCTACGTTCCATTGCCGGTGCATTCCTGGTGTTGGGGGTCGTCGTTGTCATGGTGGGCACCGCTCTAGCGGTGGCCGGATACAGAATGTCACGTCTGTCTGTTCTGGGGGCTGCAGAAAACAATCGTGATACCCAACCTAGAGGGAATTGGAGTCTGGGAGCTAAGGGATTCCTATCAACAGTTAGCATGATCCACAGTGAACGAATGAAGCTTTTAGGGCCCGTCATCATGGGGGTGGGACTATTCATCCTCATCTGTGCCAACACGGTCTTGTATGAGAACCGCGATAGAGAGACGCAGATGCTGCTGGCTCAGATGCGCAGTGTCATCTGTTCTGTGTCTGCCGCCGTGCCCTCGGCAGATCTTCAAGAAATGGCAGTGTCCATGTCCAAACAACACTGGGTGAGCAGTTTGCCAGCCGCCCAGCTCAACAGCTTCTGTCGTCAGCAGCTGGCGAGTTCGGAACCCCTGCTACAAACCAAAACGGATTACCACCGGGGGGTTAGCGCAGAGGGCGTCTATCGACAGCCATTACTGCAGACGGAAGCGCTCCATCATCAAGAGTCGATGACTCCTGCTTCAAGTCATTCCTCCTCCTGTAATTCCAGCCAGGTGGACGGCAACACGCAATGTGAAACTGAGCTGAGCTTTAACACCCAATCCAACACGGCACTTGTAAAGCTTAGTAACTGTCTGATGTCCGCCAGCTCCATGTCCACCTTGGGGTTGGAGGATATGGACATTCCAGCCACTCAGCCTCGGCGCTGCCAAAGTATGAGCTACAGGACTAAACCTTACGTAGCTCCAACTCTTTTGCAAAAAGAGAATACCATGAACAGAGAGGAAAGACACTCTGATCAAAGGGAACTTCTTTCACGAGTTTGCATTAACATTCCAGGACAAATGACGGATGTCGCCGAGGAGCACACTCGCCAGAGCTGGCCTCGGCTAGACCTGGGCATAGGGAGACGCTACTTAAAGCTGGAGAACAAAGAGGACTCGGTGGACAAACTACTGGACCAGTTAGAGCAACAGTGTTCCCAGTGGGATAAAAGTTTTGGCTCAGGACCTTTTCAGTGA